In Maniola jurtina chromosome 19, ilManJurt1.1, whole genome shotgun sequence, the genomic stretch TCGCGTAATATTGGATGCACCCAATACTGccgtttcttctttctttcttttttacggAGCAACAAGTACACACATATTGCTTCTTCGACTTCCATGATTGGACTGTCACCCTATGCGAATAACGGCACTCCGCATGTACATCCGCGCCTGTCTGAACACTTGCGTTTAGAACCGCGCGATTTGCATCCGCGCGGAATCCGCCATGTCTGAACTAGCtctaatacggaacttcatgagcggacaaacgtcaaaccggccatcatagcgtgccgctagtttaatattcccctttcctctccaactaagcgtcaggcttgtgctaggagtaggtacgacaattaaatagtgcaacgggcggggtttgaaccgtcgacctttcggttttcagtccactcctttaccggttgagctattgaggcttcaatattattatagaatagTTCATATAGAAATTAGTTGTGCTACTGCAaattcatcatcaacccatcgctggctcactactgagtacagttttcctctcagaatgagaagggtttggccacaatctaccacgctggcttaGTGCAGATTGGCGAAGttcacagacctttgagaacattattaagAACTcttaggtttcctcacaatggtTTTCTTACAGCAAGTGATAATTGCTGTAAATTTACACTGCAAATTagtaaaaaatcaataaaatacagtaaatttacagtttttatttactgCACTTTAACAAGTTTATATTATGGCTATGCTTATGACTATGTCTAGGTTCACTTCTTGGCCGGGGCAGCTTGTTCATCAATGGGATCTAGTTTAGGCTCCTCAAACTTGAAGGATGGGAAGGAAGTCATGTCCACACCAGAGCCTCCTCCAAATTGGCGCTCAAGCTTTTCAAGCTCCGTCTTCAATTCTTTTTCAATAGCAGGGCTTGGGTCCACTAGTTTACCGCCTCTGCAaaatagtcatagtcatttaatattcataatattatacattatattattatgtcaatcacaattcaaattattttttttaaataatatttcacaacaataaataattgttcttaaaaatataaaataaaataaacattaatgATGGATTTTGTTTTGGATCTTCCCAAGTCCAAGTCAAGAATATTTCTAGTTATtcactgcaattttttttttaatattttgacctATATCATCACTCAGCGGGAGATGGGGAGTGCTATGTTTGGAATCACTCAACATGAACAAATCATATATGAGAAGATCTGCAGAAGaaaatagctcaacgggttgcggaGCTGAAGCGGCAATGGGGAGGGCACCGGAAAAGCGGTAGATGTTGGGGGGGCcccaaggtgctaaaatggcAACCTCACACAGGAAATTGCCGTGTCGGAAGATGTCTGTCCAGctattgtattctattctattgtactcttcttgattgtcaattgttgtaAGATagtgatgtaatggtgataataatcacacaaacttaaaactaaagctacaaagGCTTCAAATACACTCTGAGATGTCacagtctgagaagagcccataacAAATTCAGCTGGGATGAATGTATCATCGGTTAATTGCAAAATCATCTAGTAGTTCACAACAACTATGGACTGAGTTCTATATGTATAGTTCTCTTAATACATtatcatattctttatttgctgagTACAGGTATAAAGTGGTGGTACAGTTCAACTATAACTTATCAAAACTCAAGTTCTTGCAGTAAACCATCAATATCAAAATTGCTGTTCAGTTTGTAACACATTGTTCAGtttaaactttgtacagttgtgtATGTCACTTGCATGAAAGTTTCTGATATAATACCACCAAGGTTAATCTGGCTTACTAGTTTATCCCTTTAAATGTAAAGATTTTGTACCTGCATTTATTACGCAGGTTAGCAAATAGAGTATATGGGCCTACAATGATAACGTAAAGCTCTTTCGCATCCTTAATAGTGAACACGATGGGAATCAAAGTTTATATCGTTGTACTTACACGCTCTTCTGTTTGTATTCCCTGATTTTGTCGAGAAACAACTGCTGGATAGGGTCAGTTGCCTTCTGTGCCGCTGCCAGGTTCCTCGTGACCACGACCGATACGCGGGCCGCTCGGAGGCCACCGAGAAGTGATGAAGTCAGCATctgaaattgaattttttatccATAACCATGGCATCAGTTACATAACTCGTACAATTTTGTTTAACTGTTCTTTAACGTAATACATGATTATTTTCAAAGAatgttagaaatatttttttaactagctCCTTACTTTTCTTTTCAGAATTGAGAATTTTTAATACCAGTATTTCAACAATTTCAGATTTGTACTAAAATTTCTACAACCAAAAGACATGCAACAAAGAATATACTACTCTACATGCAATTTGCGAAAGACATAGGGCATAGACCAATTAGACCAATCACCAAAGAGAATATAGGTAGTATGGAATATCATTACGTTTTTACGACTATAGAGCATGGAGTAGGTGGAGTCACAGACCAGGAATCCGGGCGGAGTAGGAACATCTAGAGCAAGTTAAGATGTACACAGAGTATGTAATCCTACGTTTTGTAATGTTCTATCTATGACTGCAAACTTacccacagaccacgaatccggagaaCTTACCTACAGGACTtctgtgttagcgtttgctggcgcgcgtgttgtgcctttttggagtgtttttttttttttttgttaaaagtggctggttttttgtgtttcactagtattttttggtgctggaaccatgctggaactgactgggaagcgctctaaaggggcgcagcgcgtatgtcggcgagcgccggctcagacgaagtccatacttatatagtttccctaacttaaataactacaaacttgttattggctaatctttgtaaagccagacaagagaaaaaaaaaaccttacctACTgtctacttttactttactgCATAAACTGCCACAGGGCACAGACttcttaaccgacttccaaaaaaggaggatgttctcaattcgtcgggttcttttattttttatgtatgttccccgattactcaaagacccctggaccgatttggaatttttttttgtttgaaagggtatactgtgcaggtggtcccatataaatttggtgaagatctgatgaatatcttcagagatggagaacagaactcctcaatggataagagcaaattgctcgcgatcagtgtaatagcttagtaaacagtagggttttaactgggcatagcatattatagtacagtggggccactaaaaattgtgaaataaaaaatttcaaaagaaaaataaaaccgacttctattctactttttagtgtttttggtttttgaagtcggttttatttttctttttttctatatatttttttctctcgtctggcaatacacagattagccaatgtctagtttgtagttatttacaatttagggaattccaccaccaaaaaacaccagtgaaacataaaaaccggccactttaaaaaaaccactccaaaaaggcatagcacgcgcgccagGAAACGCCAACACCAtggccaacacagacgaagtccaacttTTTCTATTGACTTCACGGCTCTGATGTCTAGCTTTTTTGAGCCTGTCTGTATTTAATCACTACAGTCACACCGTGCTACAGTAGACACGGCTAAGATTGATATAGAGGTAACAGAGGTTACCTCTATTTATCAATTATGGTTATGGTTTGTAGGGTTCCATAATccattaaacttttttaatccAAATCCATTTAATTAATGTAGGTGTTCCTAACGATTACTAAATTACTATTGACCATTCCATTTCCCACAACATTTGCAACAAAAGAAGAGCTGAGaagatgtttttaaataaactcttGTGTTATGATAAAGTAACCATAATTgtgaatacaaaattttacaatgtaaatattaataataaataaatgactgCAATTTTTTCCCAAGAATACAGttctattttgttttataaattacaatGTATCTTCATAGAATCTACAATCATATTAATCTGAacctttattaaaatttattagttATAAACAAAAACTTAATTGTGTCAAGAGTCAATCCCTGCCAGACacctttaaactttaagggtgtctggcaggagGTTGCCAATGGGCTGCCACGACTCAAGTGTCTGGCAAGTGGCAATACATGACGTGGTATCTAAATGTTTCTAACACTATTTTGaggaaaatttataaaaaattagaattttcttctccttttcttgtttggtggcttaTTGTAGTGCCAGATTAGCACCAATTAGCattactttatactttgacagatattttttattaggtacctgtTATCTTGCAAAGCCACCATGATAGTGGTTACCTTGTTgttacataatctttgattctaatttcatagttgctgatcgttcctccttttatataaatttcTGTTATTATAACGAAggcctggcacgcgctggctctcccCTTATAAATATTCTTGCCAGTTGGCTCCACCGACCAGAAAAACTTGGCAGTTGGCTCTGGTTGTCTCCAAGTCTCGCTACTTGGCtggctgaaaataaataaatctttgcctgaatttagaaaaaaaaaattgccgccGAAAGTACAAAATTGCAGTCTTCAGCcgccatatttttttgtgaatacTTTGTTGCACAGTTAGATAACGTTAACAGAatctaaagtttaaaaatctttaaaactcaaaaaaatcttcatttttattattattatttccttattcaaattaaaaatggaaatttccaacaaaatacaaaaaatattaactcaaaGAAAGCTTGCGGAAGGAGCCCGCCAAATTCAAGCAAAGATTTCAACACAGAATAAAGATCTCATAAAGGTTGAGGTAAATAAATATACCATTtatatttcacaattttaaccatttttactaaataattttaaattggcACTGGATTGCGATCCTGCTCGATAATAAGTGAAGATGTATTTTCATAGGCAAAAACGCGGCAACAAATTGTTAATGGGTCAACCGACAGATTTCAAATTCTTATTTCTTCTCGCCTctcatgtaaaaataataatcactaTCAGTCGGATAACTTATGGttgaaaaacatttaatttacaAACTGTTTGAATTCTTATTATAAGTCATTAATCATTATGCGTCATACTATACCAACCAACCAAACCAACGGTAAGTATAAAGTTTACTCTGCTATCTGTGACTCTATTGCTAACGCGTAGGAGCCAAAGAAACTTCACAACAGTTTagttaggtaaaaaaaaaaccggccaagtgcgagtca encodes the following:
- the LOC123874967 gene encoding ATP synthase-coupling factor 6, mitochondrial-like, which translates into the protein MLTSSLLGGLRAARVSVVVTRNLAAAQKATDPIQQLFLDKIREYKQKSVGGKLVDPSPAIEKELKTELEKLERQFGGGSGVDMTSFPSFKFEEPKLDPIDEQAAPAKK